Proteins encoded within one genomic window of Macaca fascicularis isolate 582-1 chromosome 16, T2T-MFA8v1.1:
- the MINK1 gene encoding misshapen-like kinase 1 isoform X20, which produces MGDPAPARSLDDIDLSALRDPAGIFELVEVVGNGTYGQVYKGRHVKTGQLAAIKVMDVTEDEEEEIKQEINMLKKYSHHRNIATYYGAFIKKSPPGNDDQLWLVMEFCGAGSVTDLVKNTKGNALKEDCIAYICREILRGLAHLHAHKVIHRDIKGQNVLLTENAEVKLVDFGVSAQLDRTVGRRNTFIGTPYWMAPEVIACDENPDATYDYRSDIWSLGITAIEMAEGAPPLCDMHPMRALFLIPRNPPPRLKSKKWSKKFIDFIDTCLIKTYLSRPPTEQLLKFPFIRDQPTERQVRIQLKDHIDRSRKKRGEKEETEYEYSGSEEEDDSHGEEGEPSSIMNVPGESTLRREFLRLQQENKSNSEALKQQQQLQQQQQRDPEAHIKHLLHQRQRRIEEQKEERRRVEEQQRREREQRKLQEKEQQRRLEDMQVLRREEERRQAEREQEYIRHRLEEEQRQLEILQQQLLQEQALLLEYKRKQLEEQRQSERLQRQLQQEHAYLKSLQQQQQQQQLQKQQQQQLLPGDRKPLYHYGRGMNPADKPAWAREVEERTRMNKQQNSPLAKSKPSSTGPEPSIPQASPGPAGPLSQTPPMQRPVEPQEGPHKSLVAHRVPLKPYAAPVPRSQSLQDQPTRNLAAFPASHDPDPAIPAPTATPSARGAVIRQNSDPTSEGPGPSPNPPAWVRPDNEAPPKVPQRTSSIATALNTSGAGGSRPAQAVRASNPDLRRSDPGWERSDSVLPASHGHLPQAGSLERNRVGASSKLDSSPVLSPGNKAKPDDHRSRPGRPADFVLLKERTLDEAPRPPKKAMDYSSSSEEVESSEDDEEEGEGGPSEGSRDTPGGRDGDTDSVSTMVVHDVEEITGTQPPYGGGTMVVQRTPEEERNLLHADSNGYTNLPDVVQPSHSPTENSKGQSPPSKDGSSDYQSRGLVKAPGKSSFTMFVDLGIYQPGGSGDTIPITALVGGEGTRLDQLQYDVRKGSVVNVNPTNTRAHSETPEIRKYKKRFNSEILCAALWGVNLLVGTENGLMLLDRSGQGKVYGLIGRRRFQQMDVLEGLNLLITISGKRNKLRVYYLSWLRNKILHNDPEVEKKQGWTTVGDMEGCGHYRVVKYERIKFLVIALKSSVEVYAWAPKPYHKFMAFKSFADLPHRPLLVDLTVEEGQRLKVIYGSSAGFHAVDVDSGNSYDIYIPVHIQSQITPHAIIFLPNTDGMEMLLCYEDEGVYVNTYGRIIKDVVLQWGEMPTSVAYICSNQIMGWGEKAIEIRSVETGHLDGVFMHKRAQRLKFLCERNDKVFFASVRSGGSSQVYFMTLNRNCIMNW; this is translated from the exons GACCCTGCTGGGATCTTTGAGCTTGTGGAGGTGGTCGGCAATGGAACCTACGGACAGGTGTACAAG GGTCGGCATGTCAAGACTGGGCAGCTGGCTGCCATCAAGGTCATGGATGTCACCGAG GATGAGGAAGAAGAGATCAAACAGGAGATCAACATGCTGAAAAAATACTCTCATCACCGCAACATTGCCACCTACTATGGAGCCTTCATCAAGAAGAGCCCCCCGGGAAACGATGACCAGCTCTGG CTGGTGATGGAGTTCTGTGGTGCTGGTTCAGTGACTGACCTGGTGAAGAACACGAAAGGAAACGCCCTGAAGGAGGACTGTATCGCCTACATCTGCAGGGAGATCCTCAGG GGTCTGGCCCATCTCCATGCCCACAAGGTCATCCATCGAGACATCAAGGGGCAGAATGTGCTGCTGACAGAGAATGCTGAGGTCAAGCTAG TGGATTTTGGGGTGAGTGCTCAGCTGGACCGCACCGTGGGCAGACGGAACACTTTCATTGGGACTCCCTACTGGATGGCTCCAGAGGTCATCGCCTGTGATGAGAACCCCGATGCCACCTACGATTACAGG AGTGACATTTGGTCTCTAGGAATCACAGCCATCGAGATGGCAGAGGGAGCCCCCC CTCTGTGTGACATGCACCCCATGCGGGCCCTCTTCCTCATTCCTCGGAACCCTCCGCCCAGACTCAAGTCCAAGAAGTG GTCTAAGAAGTTCATTGACTTCATTGACACATGTCTCATCAAGACTTACCTGAGCCGCCCACCCACGGAGCAGCTGCTGAAGTTTCCCTTCATCCGGGACCAGCCCACGGAGCGGCAGGTCCGCATCCAGCTTAAGGACCACATTGACCGATCCCGGAAGAAGCGGGGTGAGAAAG AGGAGACAGAATATGAGTACAGCGGCAGCGAGGAGGAAGACGACAGCCATGGAGAGGAAGGAGAGCCAAG CTCCATCATGAACGTGCCTGGAGAGTCGACTCTACGCCGGGAATTTCTCCGCCTCCAGCAGGAAAATAAGAGCAACTCAGAGGCTttaaaacagcagcagcagctgcagcagcagcagcagcgagACCCCGAGGCACACATCAAACACCTGCTGCACCAGCGGCAGAGGCGCATAGAGGAGCAGAAGGAGGAGCGGCGCCGCGTGGAGGAG CAACAGCGGCGGGAGCGGGAGCAGCGGAAGCTGCAGGAGAAGGAGCAGCAGCGGCGGCTGGAGGACATGCAGGTTCTGCGGCGGGAGGAGGAGCGGCGGCAGGCGGAGCGCGAGCAG GAATATATTCGTCACAGGCTAGAGGAGGAGCAGCGACAGCTCGAGATCCTTCAGCAACAGCTGCTCCAGGAACAGGCCCTGCTGCTG GAATACAAGCGGAAGCAGCTGGAGGAGCAGCGGCAGTCAGAGCGTCTCCAGAGGcagctgcagcaggagcatgCCTACCTCAAGTCcctgcagcagcagcaacagcagcagcagcttcagaaacagcagcagcagcagctcctgcCCGGGGACAGGAAGCCCCTGTACCATTATGGTCGGGGCATGAATCCCGCTGACAAACCAGCCTGGGCCCGAGAG GTAGAAGAGAGAACAAGGATGAACAAGCAGCAGAACTCTCCCTTGGCCAAGAGCAAGCCAAGCAGCACGGGGCCTGAGCCCTCCATCCCCCAGGCCTCCCCCGGGCCTGCAGGACCCCTTTCCCAGACTCCTCCTATGCAGAGGCCGGTGGAGCCCCAGGAGGGACCGCACAAG AGCCTGGTGGCGCACCGGGTCCCACTGAAGCCATATGCAGCACCTGTGCCCCGATCCCAGTCCCTGCAGGACCAGCCCACCCGAAACCTGGCTGCCTTCCCAGCCTCCCATGACCCCGACCCTGCCATCCCTGCACCCACTGCCACGCCCAGTGCCCGAGGAGCTGTCATCCGCCAGAATTCAGACCCCACCTCTGAAGGACCTGGCCCCAGCCCGAACCCCCCAGCCTGGGTCCGCCCAGATAACGAGGCCCCACCCAAG GTGCCTCAGAGGACCTCATCTATCGCCACTGCCCTTAACACCAGTGGGGCCGGAGGATCCCGGCCAGCCCAGGCAGTCCGTGCCAG TAACCCCGACCTCAGGAGGAGCGACCCTGGCTGGGAACGCTCGGACAGTGTCCTCCCGGCCTCGCACGGGCACCTCCCCCAGGCCGGCTCACTGGAGCGGAACCGCGTGGGAG CCTCCTCCAAACTGGACAGCTCCCCAGTGCTCTCTCCTGGGAATAAAGCCAAGCCCGATGACCACCGCTCGCGGCCAGGCCGGCCCGCA GACTTCGTGTTGCTGAAAGAGCGGACCCTGGACGAggcccctcggcctcccaagaaggCCATGGACTACTCATCGTCCAGCGAGGAGGTGGAGAGCAGTGAGGATGACGAGGAGGAAGGCGAAGGCGGGCCATCAGAGGGGAGCAGAGACACCCCTGGGGGCCG CGATGGGGATACAGACAGCGTCAGCACCATGGTGGTCCACGACGTCGAGGAGATCACCGGGACCCAGCCCCCATACGGGGGCGGCACCATGGTGGTCCAGCGT ACCCCTGAAGAGGAGCGGAACCTGCTGCATGCTGACAGCAACGGGTATACAAACCTGCCTGACGTGGTGCAGCCCAGCCACTCACCCACCGAGAACAGCAAAGGCCAAAGCCCGCCCTCGAAGGATGGGAGCAGTGAC TACCAGTCTCGTGGGCTGGTAAAGGCCCCTGGCAAGAGCTCGTTCACGATGTTTGTGGATTTAGGGATCTACCAGCCTGGAGGCAGTGGGGACACCATCCCCATCACAG CCCTAGTGGGTGGAGAGGGCACTCGGCTCGACCAGCTGCAGTACGACGTGAGGAAGGGCTCTGTGGTCAACGTGAATCCCACCAACACCCGGGCCCACAGTGAGACCCCTGAGATCCGGAAGTACAAGAAGCGATTCAACTCTGAGATCCTGTGTGCAGCCCTTTGGG GGGTCAACCTGCTGGTGGGCACGGAGAACGGGCTGATGTTGCTGGACCGAAGTGGGCAGGGCAAGGTGTACGGACTCATTGGGCGGCGACGCTTCCAGCAGATGGACGTGCTGGAGGGGCTCAACCTGCTCATCACCATCTCAG GGAAAAGGAACAAACTGCGGGTGTATTACCTGTCTTGGCTCCGGAACAAGATTCTGCACAATGACCCAGAGGTGGAGAAGAAGCAGGGCTGGACCACCGTCGGGGACATGGAGGGCTGCGGGCACTACCGTGTCG TGAAATACGAGCGGATTAAGTTCCTGGTCATCGCCCTCAAGAGCTCCGTGGAGGTGTACGCCTGGGCCCCGAAACCCTACCACAAATTCATGGCCTTCAAG TCCTTTGCCGACCTCCCTCACCGCCCTCTGCTGGTCGACCTGACAGTAGAGGAGGGGCAGCGGCTCAAGGTCATCTATGGCTCCAGTGCTGGCTTCCATGCTGTGGATGTCGACTCGGGGAACAGCTATGACATCTACATCCCTGTGCAC ATCCAGAGCCAGATCACGCCCCATGCCATCATTTTCCTCCCCAACACCGACGGCATGGAGATGCTGCTGTGCTACGAGGACGAGGGTGTCTACGTCAACACGTACGGGCGGATCATTAAGGATGTGGTGCTGCAGTGGGGAGAGATGCCCACCTCTGTGG CCTACATCTGCTCCAACCAGATAATGGGCTGGGGTGAGAAAGCCATTGAGATCCGCTCTGTGGAGACGGGCCACCTGGACGGGGTCTTCATGCACAAACGAGCCCAGAGGCTCAAGTTCCTGTGTGAGCGGAATGACAAG GTGTTTTTTGCCTCAGTCCGCTCTGGGGGCAGCAGCCAAGTTTACTTCATGACTCTGAACCGTAACTGCATCATGAACTGGTGA
- the MINK1 gene encoding misshapen-like kinase 1 isoform X3: MGDPAPARSLDDIDLSALRDPAGIFELVEVVGNGTYGQVYKGRHVKTGQLAAIKVMDVTEDEEEEIKQEINMLKKYSHHRNIATYYGAFIKKSPPGNDDQLWLVMEFCGAGSVTDLVKNTKGNALKEDCIAYICREILRGLAHLHAHKVIHRDIKGQNVLLTENAEVKLVDFGVSAQLDRTVGRRNTFIGTPYWMAPEVIACDENPDATYDYRSDIWSLGITAIEMAEGAPPLCDMHPMRALFLIPRNPPPRLKSKKWSKKFIDFIDTCLIKTYLSRPPTEQLLKFPFIRDQPTERQVRIQLKDHIDRSRKKREETEYEYSGSEEEDDSHGEEGEPSSIMNVPGESTLRREFLRLQQENKSNSEALKQQQQLQQQQQRDPEAHIKHLLHQRQRRIEEQKEERRRVEEQQRREREQRKLQEKEQQRRLEDMQVLRREEERRQAEREQEYIRHRLEEEQRQLEILQQQLLQEQALLLEYKRKQLEEQRQSERLQRQLQQEHAYLKSLQQQQQQQQLQKQQQQQLLPGDRKPLYHYGRGMNPADKPAWAREVEERTRMNKQQNSPLAKSKPSSTGPEPSIPQASPGPAGPLSQTPPMQRPVEPQEGPHKSLVAHRVPLKPYAAPVPRSQSLQDQPTRNLAAFPASHDPDPAIPAPTATPSARGAVIRQNSDPTSEGPGPSPNPPAWVRPDNEAPPKVPQRTSSIATALNTSGAGGSRPAQAVRARPRSNSAWQIYLQRRAERGTPKPPGPPAQPPGPPNASSNPDLRRSDPGWERSDSVLPASHGHLPQAGSLERNRVGASSKLDSSPVLSPGNKAKPDDHRSRPGRPASYKRAIGEDFVLLKERTLDEAPRPPKKAMDYSSSSEEVESSEDDEEEGEGGPSEGSRDTPGGRSDGDTDSVSTMVVHDVEEITGTQPPYGGGTMVVQRTPEEERNLLHADSNGYTNLPDVVQPSHSPTENSKGQSPPSKDGSSDYQSRGLVKAPGKSSFTMFVDLGIYQPGGSGDTIPITALVGGEGTRLDQLQYDVRKGSVVNVNPTNTRAHSETPEIRKYKKRFNSEILCAALWGVNLLVGTENGLMLLDRSGQGKVYGLIGRRRFQQMDVLEGLNLLITISGKRNKLRVYYLSWLRNKILHNDPEVEKKQGWTTVGDMEGCGHYRVVKYERIKFLVIALKSSVEVYAWAPKPYHKFMAFKSFADLPHRPLLVDLTVEEGQRLKVIYGSSAGFHAVDVDSGNSYDIYIPVHIQSQITPHAIIFLPNTDGMEMLLCYEDEGVYVNTYGRIIKDVVLQWGEMPTSVAYICSNQIMGWGEKAIEIRSVETGHLDGVFMHKRAQRLKFLCERNDKVFFASVRSGGSSQVYFMTLNRNCIMNW, from the exons GACCCTGCTGGGATCTTTGAGCTTGTGGAGGTGGTCGGCAATGGAACCTACGGACAGGTGTACAAG GGTCGGCATGTCAAGACTGGGCAGCTGGCTGCCATCAAGGTCATGGATGTCACCGAG GATGAGGAAGAAGAGATCAAACAGGAGATCAACATGCTGAAAAAATACTCTCATCACCGCAACATTGCCACCTACTATGGAGCCTTCATCAAGAAGAGCCCCCCGGGAAACGATGACCAGCTCTGG CTGGTGATGGAGTTCTGTGGTGCTGGTTCAGTGACTGACCTGGTGAAGAACACGAAAGGAAACGCCCTGAAGGAGGACTGTATCGCCTACATCTGCAGGGAGATCCTCAGG GGTCTGGCCCATCTCCATGCCCACAAGGTCATCCATCGAGACATCAAGGGGCAGAATGTGCTGCTGACAGAGAATGCTGAGGTCAAGCTAG TGGATTTTGGGGTGAGTGCTCAGCTGGACCGCACCGTGGGCAGACGGAACACTTTCATTGGGACTCCCTACTGGATGGCTCCAGAGGTCATCGCCTGTGATGAGAACCCCGATGCCACCTACGATTACAGG AGTGACATTTGGTCTCTAGGAATCACAGCCATCGAGATGGCAGAGGGAGCCCCCC CTCTGTGTGACATGCACCCCATGCGGGCCCTCTTCCTCATTCCTCGGAACCCTCCGCCCAGACTCAAGTCCAAGAAGTG GTCTAAGAAGTTCATTGACTTCATTGACACATGTCTCATCAAGACTTACCTGAGCCGCCCACCCACGGAGCAGCTGCTGAAGTTTCCCTTCATCCGGGACCAGCCCACGGAGCGGCAGGTCCGCATCCAGCTTAAGGACCACATTGACCGATCCCGGAAGAAGCGGG AGGAGACAGAATATGAGTACAGCGGCAGCGAGGAGGAAGACGACAGCCATGGAGAGGAAGGAGAGCCAAG CTCCATCATGAACGTGCCTGGAGAGTCGACTCTACGCCGGGAATTTCTCCGCCTCCAGCAGGAAAATAAGAGCAACTCAGAGGCTttaaaacagcagcagcagctgcagcagcagcagcagcgagACCCCGAGGCACACATCAAACACCTGCTGCACCAGCGGCAGAGGCGCATAGAGGAGCAGAAGGAGGAGCGGCGCCGCGTGGAGGAG CAACAGCGGCGGGAGCGGGAGCAGCGGAAGCTGCAGGAGAAGGAGCAGCAGCGGCGGCTGGAGGACATGCAGGTTCTGCGGCGGGAGGAGGAGCGGCGGCAGGCGGAGCGCGAGCAG GAATATATTCGTCACAGGCTAGAGGAGGAGCAGCGACAGCTCGAGATCCTTCAGCAACAGCTGCTCCAGGAACAGGCCCTGCTGCTG GAATACAAGCGGAAGCAGCTGGAGGAGCAGCGGCAGTCAGAGCGTCTCCAGAGGcagctgcagcaggagcatgCCTACCTCAAGTCcctgcagcagcagcaacagcagcagcagcttcagaaacagcagcagcagcagctcctgcCCGGGGACAGGAAGCCCCTGTACCATTATGGTCGGGGCATGAATCCCGCTGACAAACCAGCCTGGGCCCGAGAG GTAGAAGAGAGAACAAGGATGAACAAGCAGCAGAACTCTCCCTTGGCCAAGAGCAAGCCAAGCAGCACGGGGCCTGAGCCCTCCATCCCCCAGGCCTCCCCCGGGCCTGCAGGACCCCTTTCCCAGACTCCTCCTATGCAGAGGCCGGTGGAGCCCCAGGAGGGACCGCACAAG AGCCTGGTGGCGCACCGGGTCCCACTGAAGCCATATGCAGCACCTGTGCCCCGATCCCAGTCCCTGCAGGACCAGCCCACCCGAAACCTGGCTGCCTTCCCAGCCTCCCATGACCCCGACCCTGCCATCCCTGCACCCACTGCCACGCCCAGTGCCCGAGGAGCTGTCATCCGCCAGAATTCAGACCCCACCTCTGAAGGACCTGGCCCCAGCCCGAACCCCCCAGCCTGGGTCCGCCCAGATAACGAGGCCCCACCCAAG GTGCCTCAGAGGACCTCATCTATCGCCACTGCCCTTAACACCAGTGGGGCCGGAGGATCCCGGCCAGCCCAGGCAGTCCGTGCCAG ACCTCGCAGCAACTCCGCCTGGCAAATCTATCTGCAAAGGCGGGCAGAGCGGGGCACCCCAAAGCCTCCAGGGCCCCCTGCTCAGCCCCCTGGCCCGCCCAACGCCTCTAG TAACCCCGACCTCAGGAGGAGCGACCCTGGCTGGGAACGCTCGGACAGTGTCCTCCCGGCCTCGCACGGGCACCTCCCCCAGGCCGGCTCACTGGAGCGGAACCGCGTGGGAG CCTCCTCCAAACTGGACAGCTCCCCAGTGCTCTCTCCTGGGAATAAAGCCAAGCCCGATGACCACCGCTCGCGGCCAGGCCGGCCCGCA AGCTATAAGCGAGCAATTGGTGAG GACTTCGTGTTGCTGAAAGAGCGGACCCTGGACGAggcccctcggcctcccaagaaggCCATGGACTACTCATCGTCCAGCGAGGAGGTGGAGAGCAGTGAGGATGACGAGGAGGAAGGCGAAGGCGGGCCATCAGAGGGGAGCAGAGACACCCCTGGGGGCCG CAGCGATGGGGATACAGACAGCGTCAGCACCATGGTGGTCCACGACGTCGAGGAGATCACCGGGACCCAGCCCCCATACGGGGGCGGCACCATGGTGGTCCAGCGT ACCCCTGAAGAGGAGCGGAACCTGCTGCATGCTGACAGCAACGGGTATACAAACCTGCCTGACGTGGTGCAGCCCAGCCACTCACCCACCGAGAACAGCAAAGGCCAAAGCCCGCCCTCGAAGGATGGGAGCAGTGAC TACCAGTCTCGTGGGCTGGTAAAGGCCCCTGGCAAGAGCTCGTTCACGATGTTTGTGGATTTAGGGATCTACCAGCCTGGAGGCAGTGGGGACACCATCCCCATCACAG CCCTAGTGGGTGGAGAGGGCACTCGGCTCGACCAGCTGCAGTACGACGTGAGGAAGGGCTCTGTGGTCAACGTGAATCCCACCAACACCCGGGCCCACAGTGAGACCCCTGAGATCCGGAAGTACAAGAAGCGATTCAACTCTGAGATCCTGTGTGCAGCCCTTTGGG GGGTCAACCTGCTGGTGGGCACGGAGAACGGGCTGATGTTGCTGGACCGAAGTGGGCAGGGCAAGGTGTACGGACTCATTGGGCGGCGACGCTTCCAGCAGATGGACGTGCTGGAGGGGCTCAACCTGCTCATCACCATCTCAG GGAAAAGGAACAAACTGCGGGTGTATTACCTGTCTTGGCTCCGGAACAAGATTCTGCACAATGACCCAGAGGTGGAGAAGAAGCAGGGCTGGACCACCGTCGGGGACATGGAGGGCTGCGGGCACTACCGTGTCG TGAAATACGAGCGGATTAAGTTCCTGGTCATCGCCCTCAAGAGCTCCGTGGAGGTGTACGCCTGGGCCCCGAAACCCTACCACAAATTCATGGCCTTCAAG TCCTTTGCCGACCTCCCTCACCGCCCTCTGCTGGTCGACCTGACAGTAGAGGAGGGGCAGCGGCTCAAGGTCATCTATGGCTCCAGTGCTGGCTTCCATGCTGTGGATGTCGACTCGGGGAACAGCTATGACATCTACATCCCTGTGCAC ATCCAGAGCCAGATCACGCCCCATGCCATCATTTTCCTCCCCAACACCGACGGCATGGAGATGCTGCTGTGCTACGAGGACGAGGGTGTCTACGTCAACACGTACGGGCGGATCATTAAGGATGTGGTGCTGCAGTGGGGAGAGATGCCCACCTCTGTGG CCTACATCTGCTCCAACCAGATAATGGGCTGGGGTGAGAAAGCCATTGAGATCCGCTCTGTGGAGACGGGCCACCTGGACGGGGTCTTCATGCACAAACGAGCCCAGAGGCTCAAGTTCCTGTGTGAGCGGAATGACAAG GTGTTTTTTGCCTCAGTCCGCTCTGGGGGCAGCAGCCAAGTTTACTTCATGACTCTGAACCGTAACTGCATCATGAACTGGTGA